A window of Apium graveolens cultivar Ventura chromosome 8, ASM990537v1, whole genome shotgun sequence contains these coding sequences:
- the LOC141677594 gene encoding polyadenylate-binding protein RBP45-like isoform X1 yields the protein MDPAQYQQQQQQWYLQQQQQQQSLYQQPPPQQYQQAPAAMYYPQQPPPQATAQPASGGNNEIRTLWIGDLQSFMDETYLLTCFGQTGEVVSAKVIRNKSTNQSDGYGFIEFVSREAAERNLQTYNGTLMPNIQQNFRLNWASLGAGEKRADDGAAYTIFVGDLAADVSDYTLQETFRVHYPSVKGAKVVTDRETSRSKGYGFVKFGDESEQLRAMTEMNGSMCSSRPMRIGPAANKKSMDAPQYPKATYQNIQGGQSEDDPNNTTVFVGGLDSSVSEEYLTEVFSTCGQVVHVKIPVGKRCGFVQYADRACAEEALNRLNGSQLGGQSVRLSWGRTPSNRQPQVDPNQGNGGSAAGGYYGYGQGYEAYGYAPPAQAPNLYYGGYPGYGNYPQNQQQQPQVG from the exons ATGGATCCAGCTCAAtaccaacagcaacaacaacaatgGTACCtccaacaacagcaacagcagcaatCTCTCTATCAACAGCCACCACCGCAGCAGTACCAGCAAGCCCCGGCGGCGATGTACTATCCTCAGCAGCCACCGCCTCAAGCCACCGCTCAACCAGCTAGTGGTGGTAATAATGAGATTCGTACGCTCTGGATTGGAGATCTTCAGTCCTTTATGGATGAGACTTACCTGCTTACCTGTTTTGGTCAAACCGGCGAG GTTGTTTCTGCAAAAGTCATCCGTAACAAGTCAACTAATCAGTCTGATGGTTATGGATTCATTGAATTTGTAAGTCGTGAAGCGGCTGAGAGGAATTTACAGACATATAATGGCACACTGATGCCAAATATTCAACAAAATTTTAGACTGAACTGGGCATCCCTTGGGGCGGGGGAGAAGCGTGCTGATGACGGTGCTGCCTATACCATATTTGTTGGAGATTTGGCAGCTGATGTTTCAGACTACACTCTTCAAGAGACCTTTAGGGTACATTATCCATCAGTCAAAGGTGCAAAGGTTGTAACTGATAGGGAGACATCACGTTCGAAAGGTTATGGGTTTGTCAAGTTTGGGGATGAAAGCGAACAATTGCGAGCTATGACTGAGATGAATGGAAGTATGTGTTCAAGTAGGCCCATGCGTATTGGCCCAGCTGCTAACAAGAAGAGCATGGATGCTCCGCAATACCCAAAAG CCACATATCAGAATATTCAAGGAGGTCAAAGTGAGGATGATCCAAACAACACCACT GTTTTTGTTGGAGGTTTGGATTCTAGCGTGTCAGAAGAATATCTCACAGAAGTGTTCAGCACCTGTGGACAAGTGGTTCATGTGAAAATTCCAGTAGGCAAACGATGCGGGTTTGTTCAGTATGCTGACAG AGCTTGTGCTGAGGAAGCATTGAATAGATTGAATGGAAGTCAATTAGGTGGACAAAGTGTTAGACTTTCCTGGGGCCGTACTCCTTCAAACAGACAG CCTCAGGTCGATCCGAACCAGGGAAATGGTGGTAGTGCTGCTGGAGGGTATTATGGTTATGGACAGGGATATGAAGCTTATGGATATGCCCCACCTGCCCAAGCTCCCAATCTTTATTATGGTGGCTACCCAGGGTATGGGAACTACCCCCAAAACCAGCAGCAGCAACCTCAGGTTGGATAA
- the LOC141677594 gene encoding polyadenylate-binding protein RBP45-like isoform X2: MDPAQYQQQQQQWYLQQQQQQQSLYQQPPPQQYQQAPAAMYYPQQPPPQATAQPASGGNNEIRTLWIGDLQSFMDETYLLTCFGQTGEVVSAKVIRNKSTNQSDGYGFIEFVSREAAERNLQTYNGTLMPNIQQNFRLNWASLGAGEKRADDGAAYTIFVGDLAADVSDYTLQETFRVHYPSVKGAKVVTDRETSRSKGYGFVKFGDESEQLRAMTEMNGSMCSSRPMRIGPAANKKSMDAPQYPKATYQNIQGGQSEDDPNNTTVFVGGLDSSVSEEYLTEVFSTCGQVVHVKIPVGKRCGFVQYADRACAEEALNRLNGSQLGGQSVRLSWGRTPSNRQPQVDPNQGNGGSAAGGYYGYGQGYEAYGYAPPAQAPNLYYGGYPGYGNYPQNQQQQPQ; encoded by the exons ATGGATCCAGCTCAAtaccaacagcaacaacaacaatgGTACCtccaacaacagcaacagcagcaatCTCTCTATCAACAGCCACCACCGCAGCAGTACCAGCAAGCCCCGGCGGCGATGTACTATCCTCAGCAGCCACCGCCTCAAGCCACCGCTCAACCAGCTAGTGGTGGTAATAATGAGATTCGTACGCTCTGGATTGGAGATCTTCAGTCCTTTATGGATGAGACTTACCTGCTTACCTGTTTTGGTCAAACCGGCGAG GTTGTTTCTGCAAAAGTCATCCGTAACAAGTCAACTAATCAGTCTGATGGTTATGGATTCATTGAATTTGTAAGTCGTGAAGCGGCTGAGAGGAATTTACAGACATATAATGGCACACTGATGCCAAATATTCAACAAAATTTTAGACTGAACTGGGCATCCCTTGGGGCGGGGGAGAAGCGTGCTGATGACGGTGCTGCCTATACCATATTTGTTGGAGATTTGGCAGCTGATGTTTCAGACTACACTCTTCAAGAGACCTTTAGGGTACATTATCCATCAGTCAAAGGTGCAAAGGTTGTAACTGATAGGGAGACATCACGTTCGAAAGGTTATGGGTTTGTCAAGTTTGGGGATGAAAGCGAACAATTGCGAGCTATGACTGAGATGAATGGAAGTATGTGTTCAAGTAGGCCCATGCGTATTGGCCCAGCTGCTAACAAGAAGAGCATGGATGCTCCGCAATACCCAAAAG CCACATATCAGAATATTCAAGGAGGTCAAAGTGAGGATGATCCAAACAACACCACT GTTTTTGTTGGAGGTTTGGATTCTAGCGTGTCAGAAGAATATCTCACAGAAGTGTTCAGCACCTGTGGACAAGTGGTTCATGTGAAAATTCCAGTAGGCAAACGATGCGGGTTTGTTCAGTATGCTGACAG AGCTTGTGCTGAGGAAGCATTGAATAGATTGAATGGAAGTCAATTAGGTGGACAAAGTGTTAGACTTTCCTGGGGCCGTACTCCTTCAAACAGACAG CCTCAGGTCGATCCGAACCAGGGAAATGGTGGTAGTGCTGCTGGAGGGTATTATGGTTATGGACAGGGATATGAAGCTTATGGATATGCCCCACCTGCCCAAGCTCCCAATCTTTATTATGGTGGCTACCCAGGGTATGGGAACTACCCCCAAAACCAGCAGCAGCAACCTCAG TGA